The Agromyces mariniharenae genome includes a window with the following:
- the aceB gene encoding malate synthase A, translating into MTIEIASATDVAGGDEILTDDALAFVEELHHRFDGRRRELLAARRARRERIAAGEPLDFLPETRDVREGDWRVPPPPPALTDRRVEITGPASPPKMAINALNSGARVWLADLEDASSPTWFNVVGSVRNLRDAARGTLAWTSPEGKAYALRDDVRRPTVVTRPRGWHLPEKHVLVDGERASGSLVDFGLHVFHTAQLLIDGGHGPYYYLPKLESHLEARLWNDVFTYAEERLGIPYGTIRATVLIETIPAAFEMDEILSELRDHASGLNAGRWDYLFSIIKVFRDAGPEFIVPDRASVSMTAPFMRAYTELLVKTCHRRGAVAMGGMAAFVPNRADPEATATAFEKVRADKTREANDGFDGSWVAHPDLVPVCREVFDGVLGDRPNQLDRQRPEVDVSAAELLDVASTGGTVTEAGLRTNLSVGVAYTAVWLSGNGAVALHSLMEDAATAEISRSQVWQHLRHDVVLADTGRTLTPELVREVLDEEVAALRADVPPDRFAAYYEPAARLVADLVLADDYVDFLTLPAYELLE; encoded by the coding sequence ATGACCATCGAGATCGCCAGCGCCACCGACGTCGCGGGCGGCGACGAGATCCTCACCGACGACGCCCTCGCGTTCGTCGAGGAGCTGCATCACCGGTTCGACGGGCGCCGTCGCGAGCTGCTCGCCGCGCGCCGCGCCCGCCGCGAGCGGATCGCCGCGGGGGAGCCGCTCGACTTCCTCCCCGAGACGCGCGACGTGCGCGAGGGCGACTGGCGGGTGCCGCCGCCGCCCCCGGCGCTCACCGACCGCCGGGTCGAGATCACGGGCCCCGCGTCGCCGCCGAAGATGGCCATCAACGCCCTGAACTCGGGCGCCCGCGTGTGGTTGGCCGACCTGGAGGATGCCTCGAGCCCGACCTGGTTCAACGTCGTCGGCAGCGTGCGCAACCTCCGCGACGCCGCACGCGGCACGCTCGCCTGGACCTCGCCCGAGGGCAAGGCGTACGCGCTGCGCGACGACGTCCGCCGTCCGACCGTCGTGACGCGTCCCCGCGGCTGGCACCTGCCCGAGAAGCACGTGCTCGTCGACGGCGAGCGCGCGTCGGGGTCGCTCGTGGACTTCGGCCTGCACGTCTTCCACACCGCGCAACTGCTCATCGACGGAGGACACGGCCCGTACTACTACCTGCCCAAGCTCGAGAGCCACCTCGAGGCGCGGCTCTGGAACGACGTGTTCACGTACGCCGAGGAGCGGCTCGGCATCCCGTACGGCACGATCCGCGCGACCGTGCTCATCGAGACGATCCCGGCGGCGTTCGAGATGGACGAGATCCTCTCCGAGCTGCGCGACCACGCGTCGGGCCTCAACGCCGGCCGCTGGGACTACCTGTTCAGCATCATCAAGGTGTTCCGCGACGCGGGACCCGAGTTCATCGTGCCCGACCGGGCATCCGTGTCGATGACCGCGCCGTTCATGCGCGCCTACACCGAGCTGCTCGTGAAGACCTGCCACCGCCGTGGGGCGGTCGCGATGGGCGGCATGGCGGCGTTCGTGCCGAACCGCGCCGACCCCGAGGCCACGGCCACGGCCTTCGAGAAGGTGCGCGCCGACAAGACCCGCGAGGCGAACGACGGGTTCGACGGATCGTGGGTCGCGCACCCCGACCTCGTGCCGGTGTGCCGCGAGGTCTTCGACGGCGTGCTCGGCGACCGGCCGAACCAGCTCGACCGGCAGCGGCCCGAGGTGGACGTGTCGGCGGCGGAGCTCCTCGACGTCGCCTCGACGGGCGGCACCGTCACCGAGGCCGGCCTGCGCACGAACCTCTCGGTGGGCGTGGCCTATACGGCCGTGTGGCTGTCGGGCAACGGCGCGGTCGCGCTGCACAGCCTGATGGAGGATGCTGCGACGGCCGAGATCTCGCGCTCGCAGGTGTGGCAGCACCTGCGCCACGACGTCGTGCTCGCCGACACCGGCCGCACGCTGACGCCCGAGCTCGTGCGCGAGGTGCTCGACGAGGAGGTGGCGGCCCTGCGCGCCGACGTGCCGCCCGATCGCTTCGCGGCCTACTACGAGCCCGCCGCGCGCCTCGTGGCCGACCTCGTGCTCGCCGACGACTACGTCGACTTCCTCACGCTGCCGGCCTACGAGCTCCTGGAGTGA
- a CDS encoding xanthine dehydrogenase small subunit yields MDHIGVTVNGRQRPMVGVSAHTSALDWLRGIGLTGCKEGCAEGECGACAVLLATPRDDGGTDWTAVNACLVPAVALDGQEVVTAEGLGTPEQPHEVQERLAEAGGSQCGYCTPGFACSMAGEFYRLGRRAGEADAADAADTVDGRTDAHHGPNGFDLHALAGNLCRCTGYRPIRDAAFALSDPESGDPLAERRDRPAPGAVATRLGDDGERFVRPASLDEALELLRDEPDAVLAAGTTDWGVDVNLRGRRAPLTIAIERLPELRTFEVGDASIELGAALSLSEVQHRLDGRIPLLDELFPLFASPLIRNRATIGGNLGTASPIGDTSPALLALEARVVLVSADGEREVDLADFFTGYRTTARRPDELIRSVRVPLPLAGLASFHKISKRRFDDISSVAVAFAIDLDDGVVASARIGLGGVAATPIRARATEAALAGRTWDRETVRDAASVLATEGTPMSDHRASAEYRSLMLGTALLKLHRSTPLEGVPA; encoded by the coding sequence ATGGATCACATCGGCGTGACGGTCAACGGGCGGCAGCGCCCGATGGTCGGCGTGTCCGCGCACACCTCCGCGCTCGACTGGCTGCGCGGGATCGGCCTCACGGGCTGCAAGGAGGGCTGCGCCGAGGGCGAGTGCGGCGCGTGCGCCGTGCTGCTCGCGACGCCGCGAGACGACGGGGGCACGGACTGGACCGCCGTGAACGCCTGCCTGGTGCCGGCGGTCGCACTCGACGGGCAGGAGGTCGTCACGGCCGAGGGTCTCGGCACGCCCGAGCAGCCCCACGAGGTGCAGGAGCGCCTCGCCGAGGCGGGCGGCTCGCAGTGCGGGTACTGCACCCCCGGCTTCGCGTGCAGCATGGCGGGCGAGTTCTACCGCCTCGGTCGACGGGCGGGCGAAGCGGATGCCGCCGACGCGGCCGACACCGTCGACGGCCGCACCGACGCGCACCACGGTCCGAACGGCTTCGACCTGCACGCGCTGGCGGGCAACCTGTGCCGGTGCACCGGGTACCGCCCGATCCGCGACGCGGCGTTCGCGCTCAGCGACCCCGAGTCGGGCGACCCGCTCGCCGAGCGGCGCGACCGGCCCGCGCCAGGGGCCGTCGCGACGCGCCTCGGCGACGACGGGGAGCGGTTCGTCCGCCCCGCGTCGCTCGACGAGGCGCTGGAGCTCCTCCGCGACGAGCCCGACGCGGTGCTCGCCGCCGGCACGACGGACTGGGGCGTCGACGTGAACCTGCGCGGTCGCCGCGCACCGCTCACGATCGCGATCGAGCGCCTGCCCGAGCTGCGCACGTTCGAGGTCGGCGACGCGAGCATCGAGCTCGGCGCGGCGCTCTCGCTCTCGGAGGTGCAGCACCGCCTCGACGGGCGGATCCCGCTGCTCGACGAGCTGTTCCCGCTGTTCGCGTCCCCGCTCATCCGCAACCGCGCCACGATCGGCGGCAACCTCGGCACGGCCTCCCCTATCGGCGACACCTCGCCCGCATTGCTCGCCCTCGAGGCGCGCGTCGTGCTCGTCTCGGCCGACGGCGAGCGCGAGGTCGACCTCGCCGACTTCTTCACGGGCTACCGCACGACCGCGCGGCGCCCCGACGAGCTCATCCGGTCGGTGCGCGTCCCGCTGCCGCTCGCCGGCCTCGCGTCGTTCCACAAGATCTCGAAGCGGCGCTTCGACGACATCTCGAGCGTGGCGGTCGCGTTCGCGATCGACCTCGACGACGGCGTCGTCGCCTCGGCGCGCATCGGGCTCGGCGGGGTCGCGGCGACCCCGATCCGCGCTCGCGCCACGGAGGCCGCGCTCGCCGGACGGACGTGGGATCGCGAGACCGTGCGCGACGCGGCATCCGTGCTCGCGACCGAGGGCACGCCCATGTCGGATCACCGTGCGAGCGCCGAGTACCGCTCGCTGATGCTCGGCACCGCGCTGCTGAAGCTGCACCGCTCGACGCCGCTCGAGGGGGTGCCCGCATGA
- the xdhB gene encoding xanthine dehydrogenase molybdopterin binding subunit yields the protein MTDLASRPRDPVVGTATPHESAVQHATGAAVYTDDLAPSTAHVLTAWPVQSAHTHAVVTLDVAPALEVPGVVRVLTADDVPGVNDAGVKHDEPLFPSEAMYHGHALAWVLAETADAARAGAEAVQVAYEPLPSLVTIQDAIDADSFQGIPRTIRRGDPEDALATAPHVFQGVSVVGGQEHFYLETHAALARIDSEGQVFIESSTQHPSETQEIVAHVLGLPSNRVTVECLRMGGGFGGKEMQPHGLAAVAALGATLTGRPVRLRLNRTQDLTMTGKRHPFHATWTAGFDDDGRIIALATTLTADGGWSLDLSEPVMGRALCHVDNAYWIPHFVAQGRIAKTNKTSQTAFRGFGGPQGMFVIEDILGRVAPLLGLDAATLRERNLYVPDQTTPYGQPVRHAERLRAIWDDLRTSSDFDARRARIAAFNAEHEDVKRGLAITPVKFGISFTLTAYNQAGALVHVYKDGSVLVNHGGTEMGQGLHTKMLQVAATALGVRLESVRLAPTRTDKVPNTSATAASSGADLNGGAVKHACEQIRERLAAVAGRMLEVDARDVRFGDGRVSGLGASGPSFTFAEVVQAAYHQRVQLWASGFYRTAGLHWDTERMQGEPFKYFAYGAAATEVEVDGFTGASRMLRVDILHDVGDSLSPLIDLGQVEGAFVQGAGWLTLEELRWDETDGPGRGRLLTQSASTYKLPSFSEMPEEFNVRLLEDAAEDGVVYGSKAVGEPPLMLAFSVREAIREAVAAFGPVGCSIDLGAPSTAEATYRAILAAQAAAEADGAAESGAEPAVGSSAASTDAATRTDAAASVGAAVRSRFLSSES from the coding sequence ATGACCGATCTCGCCTCGCGCCCCCGCGACCCGGTGGTCGGCACGGCCACGCCGCACGAGAGCGCCGTGCAGCACGCGACGGGCGCCGCCGTGTACACCGACGACCTCGCTCCCTCGACGGCGCACGTGCTCACCGCGTGGCCCGTGCAGTCCGCGCACACGCACGCGGTCGTGACGCTCGACGTCGCACCGGCACTGGAGGTGCCGGGCGTCGTGCGCGTGCTCACCGCCGACGACGTCCCCGGGGTGAACGACGCGGGTGTGAAGCACGACGAGCCGCTCTTCCCGAGCGAGGCGATGTACCACGGGCACGCCCTCGCATGGGTGCTCGCCGAGACCGCCGACGCCGCCCGTGCGGGTGCCGAGGCGGTGCAGGTCGCGTACGAACCGCTCCCCTCGCTCGTCACGATCCAGGACGCGATCGACGCGGACTCCTTCCAGGGCATCCCGCGCACGATCCGCCGCGGCGACCCCGAGGACGCCCTCGCGACGGCGCCGCACGTGTTCCAGGGCGTCAGCGTCGTCGGCGGCCAGGAGCACTTCTACCTCGAGACGCACGCCGCGCTCGCCCGCATCGACTCCGAGGGGCAGGTGTTCATCGAGTCGAGCACCCAGCACCCGTCGGAGACGCAGGAGATCGTGGCGCACGTGCTCGGCCTGCCGTCGAACCGCGTCACCGTGGAGTGCCTGCGCATGGGCGGCGGCTTCGGCGGCAAGGAGATGCAGCCGCACGGCCTCGCCGCTGTGGCGGCGCTCGGCGCGACGCTCACGGGACGCCCGGTGCGCCTGCGCCTCAACCGCACGCAGGACCTCACGATGACCGGCAAGCGGCATCCGTTCCACGCGACCTGGACGGCCGGGTTCGACGACGACGGCCGCATCATCGCGCTCGCGACGACGCTCACCGCCGACGGCGGCTGGAGCCTCGACCTGTCCGAGCCCGTCATGGGCCGTGCGCTCTGCCACGTCGACAACGCGTACTGGATCCCGCACTTCGTCGCACAGGGACGCATCGCGAAGACCAACAAGACCTCGCAGACCGCGTTCCGCGGCTTCGGCGGCCCGCAGGGCATGTTCGTCATCGAGGACATCCTCGGCCGGGTGGCGCCGCTCCTCGGCCTGGATGCCGCAACCCTCCGCGAGCGAAACCTCTACGTGCCCGACCAGACGACGCCCTACGGCCAGCCCGTGCGCCACGCCGAGCGGCTGCGGGCGATCTGGGACGACCTGCGCACATCGAGCGACTTCGACGCGCGCCGCGCCCGCATCGCGGCCTTCAACGCCGAGCACGAGGACGTGAAGCGCGGCCTCGCGATCACGCCAGTGAAGTTCGGCATATCGTTCACCCTGACGGCCTACAACCAGGCCGGCGCGCTCGTGCACGTGTACAAGGACGGCTCGGTGCTCGTGAACCACGGTGGCACCGAGATGGGCCAGGGCCTGCACACGAAGATGCTCCAGGTCGCGGCGACGGCGCTCGGCGTGCGGCTCGAGTCGGTGCGGCTCGCCCCGACGCGCACCGACAAGGTGCCGAACACGTCGGCCACGGCGGCATCATCGGGCGCCGACCTCAACGGCGGCGCGGTGAAGCACGCGTGCGAGCAGATCCGCGAGCGCCTCGCGGCGGTCGCCGGGCGGATGCTCGAGGTCGACGCACGCGACGTGCGCTTCGGCGACGGCCGGGTCTCGGGGCTCGGAGCATCAGGTCCCTCGTTCACGTTCGCCGAGGTCGTGCAGGCCGCCTACCACCAGCGCGTGCAGCTGTGGGCGTCGGGCTTCTACCGCACGGCCGGCCTGCACTGGGACACCGAGCGGATGCAGGGCGAGCCGTTCAAGTACTTCGCCTACGGCGCCGCGGCCACCGAGGTCGAGGTCGACGGGTTCACGGGCGCCTCGCGGATGCTGCGGGTCGACATCCTGCACGACGTCGGCGACTCGCTCTCACCCCTCATCGACCTGGGCCAGGTCGAGGGCGCGTTCGTGCAGGGCGCCGGCTGGCTGACGCTCGAGGAGCTGCGCTGGGACGAGACCGACGGCCCCGGTCGCGGGCGGCTGCTCACCCAGTCGGCGAGCACCTACAAGCTGCCGAGCTTCTCGGAGATGCCCGAGGAGTTCAACGTGCGCCTGCTCGAGGATGCCGCGGAGGACGGCGTGGTCTACGGCTCGAAGGCCGTCGGCGAGCCGCCGCTCATGCTCGCGTTCAGCGTGCGCGAGGCGATCCGGGAGGCCGTCGCGGCGTTCGGGCCGGTGGGCTGCTCGATCGACCTCGGAGCGCCGTCGACGGCGGAGGCGACGTATCGGGCGATCCTCGCGGCGCAGGCGGCGGCCGAAGCGGACGGCGCGGCCGAGTCGGGCGCCGAGCCGGCTGTCGGCTCGAGCGCAGCGTCGACGGATGCCGCGACGCGCACGGATGCCGCGGCATCCGTCGGCGCCGCCGTCAGGAGCCGCTTCCTGTCGTCGGAATCCTGA
- the xdhC gene encoding xanthine dehydrogenase accessory protein XdhC yields the protein MDWVDALQHLRAARRPAVIVTLAMVRGHAPRNGGAKMIVAPTAQYGTVGGGNLEATAVRRARELLAEGAAEPELLTLTLSDKATTEYGVQCCGGEVTMLLEPVPVVPAVAIFGMGHVGLELARILARQRIELDLVDSRAEMLTAERLGVPGSTGVLADAVATVRVHHLPVPESALAELPPGAHVLVMTHDHVEDLAIVESALRAPGLGSIGLIGSRSKWARFTTQLREAGFADDDLARVSTPIGIEGIRSKEPAAIAVSVAARVLQQVEAAAARAS from the coding sequence GTGGACTGGGTGGACGCGCTCCAGCACCTCCGCGCCGCCCGGCGACCCGCCGTCATCGTGACGCTCGCGATGGTGCGCGGGCACGCGCCGCGGAACGGCGGCGCGAAGATGATCGTCGCGCCGACCGCGCAGTACGGCACGGTCGGCGGCGGCAACCTCGAGGCCACGGCGGTCCGGCGCGCCCGCGAGCTGCTCGCCGAGGGCGCCGCGGAGCCCGAGCTGCTGACGCTGACGCTCAGCGACAAGGCGACGACGGAGTACGGCGTGCAGTGCTGCGGAGGAGAGGTCACCATGCTGCTGGAACCCGTGCCGGTCGTGCCGGCGGTCGCGATCTTCGGCATGGGGCATGTCGGGCTGGAGCTCGCCCGCATCCTCGCCCGGCAGCGGATCGAGCTCGACCTCGTCGACTCGCGCGCCGAGATGCTCACGGCCGAGCGCCTCGGCGTCCCCGGCTCGACGGGCGTGCTCGCCGACGCCGTCGCGACCGTGCGGGTGCACCACCTGCCCGTACCCGAGTCGGCCCTCGCCGAGCTGCCGCCGGGCGCGCACGTGCTCGTCATGACGCACGACCACGTCGAGGACCTCGCGATCGTGGAGTCCGCACTGCGCGCGCCCGGGCTCGGCTCGATCGGGCTCATCGGCTCGCGCTCGAAATGGGCGAGGTTCACGACGCAGCTGCGCGAGGCCGGGTTCGCCGATGACGACCTCGCGCGCGTGTCGACGCCCATCGGCATCGAGGGCATCCGGTCGAAGGAGCCCGCCGCGATCGCGGTGAGCGTCGCCGCGCGCGTGCTGCAGCAGGTCGAGGCCGCGGCCGCGCGCGCGTCGTAG
- a CDS encoding alpha-N-arabinofuranosidase, which produces MPIARLTIDPHFTIGRVQRRLFGGFVEHLGRHVYDGIHEPGHESADADGFRADVVELVKELGVSTIRYPGGNFVSGFRWEDSVGPREQRPRRLDLAWHSTETNEVGLHEFSDWLEKVGSDLMLAVNLGTRGTLEALDLLEYANIAGGTALSEQRIANGRTDAFGVKMWCLGNEMDGPWQLGHRSADDYGKLASRTAKAMRQLDPSVELVVCGSSSAHMPTFGEWERVVLTHTYDDVDYISCHAYYEEKDGDLGSFLASAVDMDGFIDTVVATADHVKAVLGSDKTVNISFDEWNVWYLSRFQDVDKVEGLDNWPVAPRLLEDVYSVADAVVFGNLLISLIRHADRVTSASLAQLVNVIAPIMTEPGGPAWRQTTFFPFSITSRLAQGDALELKLDAPTYETAQYGEVSLVDAVATHDPEAGRSAVFLVNRSQDEAVTLTVDVASLGDVSVLESHTLADDDVYAKNTLEDRERVAPRANDSVRIEGGELTITLPPVSWTALSLG; this is translated from the coding sequence ATGCCCATCGCACGCCTGACCATCGATCCGCACTTCACGATCGGGCGCGTCCAGCGTCGCCTCTTCGGCGGCTTCGTCGAGCACCTCGGACGGCACGTCTACGACGGCATCCACGAGCCCGGCCACGAGTCGGCCGACGCCGACGGGTTCCGCGCCGACGTCGTCGAGCTCGTGAAGGAGCTCGGCGTCTCCACGATCCGCTACCCGGGCGGCAACTTCGTCTCGGGGTTCCGCTGGGAGGACTCGGTCGGGCCGCGCGAGCAGCGCCCGCGTCGCCTCGACCTCGCGTGGCACTCGACCGAGACCAACGAGGTCGGCCTGCACGAGTTCTCCGACTGGCTCGAGAAGGTCGGCAGCGATCTCATGCTCGCGGTGAACCTCGGCACCCGCGGCACGCTCGAGGCGCTCGACCTGCTCGAGTACGCGAACATCGCAGGCGGCACGGCGCTGTCGGAGCAGCGCATCGCGAACGGCCGCACCGACGCGTTCGGCGTGAAGATGTGGTGCCTCGGCAACGAGATGGACGGCCCGTGGCAGCTCGGCCACCGCTCGGCCGACGACTACGGCAAGCTCGCGTCGCGCACCGCCAAGGCGATGCGCCAGCTCGACCCGTCGGTGGAGCTCGTCGTCTGCGGCTCGTCGAGCGCGCACATGCCCACGTTCGGCGAGTGGGAGCGCGTGGTGCTCACCCACACGTACGACGACGTCGACTACATCTCGTGCCACGCCTACTACGAGGAGAAGGACGGCGACCTCGGCTCGTTCCTCGCCTCGGCGGTCGACATGGACGGCTTCATCGACACGGTCGTCGCGACGGCCGACCACGTGAAGGCGGTGCTCGGCAGCGACAAGACCGTGAACATCTCGTTCGACGAGTGGAACGTCTGGTACCTCTCGCGCTTCCAGGACGTCGACAAGGTCGAGGGCCTCGACAACTGGCCCGTCGCGCCGCGCCTGCTCGAGGACGTCTACTCGGTCGCCGACGCGGTCGTGTTCGGCAACCTGCTGATCTCGCTCATCCGGCACGCGGACCGCGTGACGAGCGCCTCGCTCGCGCAGCTCGTCAACGTCATCGCGCCGATCATGACCGAGCCGGGCGGCCCCGCCTGGCGCCAGACCACCTTCTTCCCGTTCTCGATCACCTCCCGCCTCGCGCAGGGCGACGCGCTCGAGCTGAAGCTCGACGCACCCACGTACGAGACGGCGCAGTACGGCGAGGTCTCGCTCGTCGACGCGGTGGCGACCCACGATCCGGAGGCCGGCCGTTCGGCGGTGTTCCTCGTGAACCGCAGCCAGGACGAGGCCGTCACCCTCACGGTGGACGTCGCCTCGCTCGGCGACGTGTCGGTGCTCGAGTCGCACACCCTCGCCGACGACGACGTGTACGCGAAGAACACGCTCGAGGACCGCGAGCGGGTGGCGCCGCGTGCGAACGACAGCGTGCGGATCGAGGGCGGCGAGCTCACGATCACGCTGCCGCCCGTGTCCTGGACGGCGCTCTCGCTCGGCTGA
- a CDS encoding carbohydrate ABC transporter permease, with amino-acid sequence MTIASQTTRPRTDARTTVTGVPAREDRGAGRSRRTGGRRIGSHVFLVILAIYFVIPIWWLFVAATKSTAGLFSSPAFWFEDPINLFSNIAGLFTHQGGIYWRWLLNSFLYAFAAGIGATILSILAGYGFAKYRFRGRGVVFGVILGSIMVPLTALVIPTFMLLSQYGLINTPWAVILPSLLSPFGVYLMRVYTQDAVPDEMLEAARIDGAGEWRTFFQVALPLLKPAIVTVLLLSVVGTWNNFFLPLAVLTDPQLLPVTVGLNRWTALSNAGAGGEQVWNLITSGAFISVVPLILSFLFLQRYWQGGLAIGSVK; translated from the coding sequence ATGACGATCGCAAGCCAGACCACCCGACCGCGCACCGACGCGCGCACGACCGTGACCGGCGTGCCGGCCCGCGAGGACCGCGGCGCCGGCCGCTCCCGTCGCACCGGCGGGCGCCGCATCGGATCCCACGTGTTCCTCGTGATCCTCGCGATCTACTTCGTGATCCCGATCTGGTGGCTCTTCGTCGCCGCGACGAAGAGCACCGCGGGCCTGTTCTCGAGCCCCGCCTTCTGGTTCGAGGACCCGATCAACCTCTTCTCGAACATCGCCGGGCTGTTCACACACCAGGGCGGCATCTACTGGCGCTGGCTGCTGAACTCGTTCCTCTACGCGTTCGCGGCCGGCATCGGCGCCACGATCCTGTCGATCCTCGCGGGGTACGGCTTCGCCAAGTACCGCTTCCGCGGGCGCGGCGTCGTGTTCGGCGTCATCCTCGGCTCGATCATGGTGCCGCTCACCGCCCTCGTCATCCCGACGTTCATGCTGCTCAGCCAGTACGGGCTCATCAACACCCCGTGGGCCGTGATCCTCCCGTCGCTGCTGAGCCCGTTCGGCGTCTACCTCATGCGCGTCTACACGCAGGATGCCGTTCCCGACGAGATGCTCGAGGCCGCCCGTATCGACGGCGCTGGGGAGTGGCGCACCTTCTTCCAGGTCGCCCTGCCGCTCCTGAAGCCCGCGATCGTCACCGTGCTGCTGCTCTCGGTCGTCGGCACGTGGAACAACTTCTTCCTCCCGCTCGCGGTGCTCACCGACCCGCAGCTGCTGCCCGTCACCGTCGGCCTGAACCGCTGGACGGCGCTCTCGAACGCCGGTGCCGGCGGCGAGCAGGTCTGGAACCTCATCACCTCTGGCGCGTTCATCTCGGTCGTGCCGCTCATCCTGTCCTTCCTGTTCCTGCAGCGGTACTGGCAGGGCGGGCTGGCGATCGGCAGCGTGAAGTAG
- a CDS encoding carbohydrate ABC transporter permease has protein sequence MTTTISAERATSASPAAAGPRRRGPSLERRRQRVGWLFVTPFLVIFALFLVFPLVYAFGMSLFTSTLATGTQFTGIANYVKAFTDPLFLEGLLRVAAYALVMIPIQLIVALAAALVLDTLATKLSQLSRLLIFAPYAIPVVIGALMWSFLYSPRFGPAGTLFDVVGLSTPEFLAADTIFGSLVNIVTWQWSGYYMVVIYAALRSIDPSVYEAARIDGANGWQTALRIKVPMISSSMVMVITFALIGTLQFFTEPTVLRNIAQGAIDAAYTPNMYAYALAFSYSQFNYASTIAFSLGVLVFAGSYLFLFLTRKQSGLK, from the coding sequence ATGACCACCACCATCTCCGCCGAGCGCGCGACGTCGGCGTCGCCCGCGGCGGCCGGCCCGCGCCGCCGCGGGCCCAGCCTCGAACGGCGCCGCCAGCGCGTCGGGTGGCTCTTCGTCACCCCGTTCCTCGTGATCTTCGCGCTCTTCCTCGTCTTCCCGCTCGTCTACGCGTTCGGGATGAGCCTGTTCACGTCCACCCTCGCGACCGGGACCCAGTTCACCGGCATCGCCAACTACGTCAAGGCGTTCACCGACCCGCTCTTCCTCGAGGGCCTCCTCCGGGTCGCCGCCTACGCGCTCGTCATGATCCCGATCCAGCTCATCGTGGCGCTGGCCGCCGCGCTCGTGCTCGACACGCTCGCCACGAAGCTCTCGCAGCTCTCGCGACTGCTCATCTTCGCGCCGTACGCGATCCCGGTCGTGATCGGCGCGCTCATGTGGAGCTTCCTCTACAGCCCGCGCTTCGGCCCGGCCGGCACGCTGTTCGACGTCGTCGGCCTGTCGACGCCCGAGTTCCTCGCTGCGGACACGATCTTCGGCAGCCTCGTGAACATCGTCACGTGGCAGTGGTCGGGCTACTACATGGTCGTGATCTACGCCGCGCTGCGGTCGATCGACCCGTCGGTGTACGAGGCCGCCCGCATCGACGGCGCGAACGGCTGGCAGACCGCGCTGCGCATCAAGGTCCCCATGATCTCGTCGTCGATGGTCATGGTGATCACCTTCGCGCTCATCGGCACGCTGCAGTTCTTCACGGAGCCGACCGTGCTCCGCAACATCGCGCAGGGCGCCATCGACGCGGCCTACACGCCGAACATGTATGCCTACGCGCTCGCGTTCTCGTACAGCCAGTTCAACTACGCGTCGACCATCGCGTTCTCGCTCGGCGTGCTGGTGTTCGCCGGCTCCTACCTGTTCCTCTTCCTCACCCGCAAGCAGAGCGGACTCAAGTGA